A part of Paenibacillus sp. 481 genomic DNA contains:
- a CDS encoding McbB family protein, with translation MNAAVEYEISNFVYHELHNGDVVVQNYRGIVKINNATMAHYVKSLDVKTKQTISMNSLSNSFGEHSDVALQFLLKYGIVKLKQKICFDIEEIVLLSNNDTISEHFNLHLAPYFAESKLPFSTITTVSDFNFNNKLLIVFLNPYDKLLAKKIVSKIQEYESALLMMTYIYNNKFYMDSLYNVDWKKPCHLCHVGFIETQLRVNQYADLSYQGLIDILYHEDATFKVEAPISVVETYNMMTMILNQLDKFVFRTKGRVLYSNESLEDINHTFMLDLSTNKISRDVSIHWELCDCYE, from the coding sequence ATGAATGCCGCTGTTGAATACGAGATTAGTAATTTTGTTTATCATGAACTTCATAACGGGGACGTCGTTGTTCAAAATTATAGAGGTATAGTTAAAATTAATAATGCTACTATGGCTCATTATGTAAAAAGCTTGGATGTTAAAACAAAACAAACGATTAGTATGAATTCGCTGTCTAACTCCTTTGGAGAACATTCAGATGTGGCATTACAGTTTCTCTTAAAATATGGAATAGTAAAATTAAAACAGAAAATCTGTTTCGACATTGAGGAGATAGTACTCCTGTCTAATAACGATACAATTAGTGAACATTTTAATTTACATCTAGCCCCTTACTTCGCAGAGTCAAAACTACCATTTTCCACGATTACTACGGTTAGTGATTTTAATTTTAATAACAAGTTGCTAATTGTATTTTTAAATCCATACGATAAGTTACTGGCAAAGAAGATCGTTAGTAAAATACAAGAATATGAAAGCGCATTATTAATGATGACGTACATTTATAACAACAAGTTCTATATGGATTCTTTGTACAATGTCGATTGGAAAAAGCCATGTCACTTATGTCATGTTGGGTTTATCGAGACTCAGCTCCGAGTTAATCAGTACGCTGATTTATCTTATCAAGGCTTAATCGATATTTTGTATCATGAGGATGCGACGTTCAAAGTTGAAGCGCCAATCTCAGTTGTTGAAACTTACAATATGATGACGATGATTTTGAATCAACTTGATAAATTTGTTTTTCGAACAAAAGGCAGAGTACTATACTCGAATGAATCATTAGAAGATATTAACCACACCTTCATGTTAGATTTAAGTACAAACAAAATATCAAGAGATGTTAGTATACATTGGGAGTTGTGTGATTGTTATGAATAA
- a CDS encoding M16 family metallopeptidase: protein MAILKLSNGIQLVTDPMSNCTTVSIGIFLKIGSKYEVESENGMTHFIEHLLFKNKKCDQHDGIIEHLESVGATINAFTTKELICVYVKALPTHVRYVLTALVDMLTDFQVTDEAVEIEKKVILSEISRFRDNQYEQVQLNLLKLMLQKHPLTQEILGTEAGIRSYNKEQLISFYDKHFATNKLVCCISGAFTESEAQDAISILSSMSTVHKDEINVGELTYNRSSIVKESEAFQHVLSFGYPSMSYLSPNMTTFMTMVQLVGGGTRSMLSKQLRETEGLVYSIYMTPLSYREGGVLVVNMSTPISNDVNQLRHSFHTLMKCIYTLGVDERNLERAKQMTISKIVFGTESNQARMIELGKRVLYAPYDETFNTDPFAQHIADIEALTLDDMNRIVNEIFKEKPACSIIASNKT from the coding sequence ATGGCTATCTTGAAGCTTAGCAATGGAATACAGCTGGTAACCGATCCGATGAGCAACTGTACTACGGTCTCTATCGGAATTTTTTTAAAGATAGGTTCGAAGTACGAAGTGGAATCTGAAAATGGGATGACGCATTTTATTGAGCATTTATTGTTCAAAAACAAAAAATGTGATCAGCATGATGGAATCATCGAACATTTGGAATCAGTTGGGGCGACGATTAATGCGTTTACAACGAAGGAACTGATTTGCGTTTATGTAAAGGCGCTGCCTACTCATGTGAGATACGTATTAACAGCATTAGTCGACATGTTAACCGATTTTCAAGTTACAGATGAAGCCGTTGAGATAGAGAAAAAAGTGATACTAAGCGAAATTAGTAGATTCAGAGATAATCAGTATGAACAGGTTCAGCTAAATCTACTTAAATTGATGTTGCAGAAGCATCCTTTGACGCAAGAAATTCTTGGAACTGAAGCGGGGATTCGATCGTACAATAAGGAGCAGTTGATATCGTTTTATGATAAGCATTTTGCGACGAATAAGCTCGTGTGCTGCATATCAGGTGCATTTACAGAGAGTGAGGCGCAAGATGCTATTTCGATATTAAGTAGCATGAGTACGGTGCACAAAGACGAAATTAACGTAGGTGAGCTAACTTACAATCGCTCATCGATTGTGAAGGAAAGTGAGGCTTTCCAGCACGTACTATCATTTGGCTACCCATCCATGTCTTATCTCTCCCCTAACATGACCACGTTCATGACGATGGTTCAATTAGTGGGGGGTGGAACAAGATCGATGCTTTCTAAGCAGCTTCGTGAGACGGAAGGACTCGTGTACTCCATTTATATGACGCCTTTGTCATACAGGGAAGGTGGTGTGCTGGTTGTAAATATGTCGACCCCTATTTCCAACGATGTGAACCAGTTGCGCCATTCTTTTCATACATTAATGAAATGTATTTATACACTGGGAGTGGACGAACGGAATCTAGAAAGAGCGAAACAAATGACAATTAGCAAAATTGTGTTCGGTACGGAGAGCAATCAAGCGCGAATGATTGAGCTTGGTAAGCGTGTACTGTATGCACCGTATGACGAGACATTCAATACGGACCCGTTCGCTCAACATATTGCAGATATTGAGGCGTTGACGCTAGATGATATGAATAGAATCGTGAATGAGATTTTTAAAGAAAAACCAGCTTGCTCCATTATTGCCTCTAATAAAACGTAG
- a CDS encoding YcaO-like family protein, producing MIIKNYSNVTPFIGKDWVVDRSIFTNSHSQVFLTSSNILAAYGHNSHFNFSGVLKSAIGEWIERSTITRNFHKNDKLEALNLISGETIQVDSDTVYFIDGSSFNDSCGLASHLNSKDVIEASYMEFFERHSLIYNWLTKSNGIQIDCTHVKNERINNIMNKVHHFIDELYLFNISLHNSIYVVFALGFGEKYKSLGLKASLKAEDAIYGAIEELQQTFANHWTKNNVNNYEQYGQDKQADMYLKYYESLSPLEMKDEFSYLWEGMTDCCSFEEFIQKESIQSLPKVMKQVADDLNLIPYSAFVPCLYDGFKTKIIKILSPNGYPHMYPVLFNERQTKLCFNKGTSEFPNAYRQIPFP from the coding sequence TTGATTATAAAAAATTACTCAAATGTTACTCCATTTATAGGTAAGGACTGGGTCGTAGATCGCTCTATATTTACGAATTCACACAGCCAAGTGTTTCTTACATCAAGCAATATTCTTGCAGCTTATGGACATAATTCTCATTTTAACTTTTCTGGTGTGTTGAAATCTGCGATTGGAGAATGGATCGAAAGAAGTACGATAACGAGAAATTTTCACAAAAATGATAAGCTCGAGGCGCTAAATTTAATTAGTGGGGAAACGATTCAAGTTGATTCAGATACAGTATATTTTATTGATGGAAGTAGCTTTAACGATTCTTGTGGACTTGCTTCCCATTTAAACTCTAAGGATGTAATTGAAGCAAGTTATATGGAATTTTTCGAAAGACACAGTCTTATATATAATTGGCTTACAAAATCCAATGGGATTCAAATTGATTGTACACATGTTAAAAATGAGAGAATAAACAACATCATGAATAAGGTGCATCATTTTATTGATGAGCTTTACTTGTTTAATATTTCATTGCATAACTCTATCTATGTCGTATTTGCACTCGGTTTTGGAGAGAAGTATAAATCTCTAGGTTTAAAGGCGAGTTTGAAGGCGGAGGACGCTATATATGGTGCTATAGAGGAATTACAGCAAACGTTCGCGAATCATTGGACGAAAAATAATGTTAACAACTATGAGCAGTATGGACAAGATAAACAAGCGGATATGTATCTGAAATATTATGAATCATTATCACCACTGGAAATGAAAGATGAGTTTTCGTATTTATGGGAAGGTATGACTGATTGTTGTTCTTTTGAAGAGTTCATTCAGAAGGAAAGTATACAATCTCTTCCGAAAGTCATGAAGCAGGTAGCGGATGATTTAAATTTAATTCCTTACTCAGCGTTCGTACCGTGTTTATATGATGGATTTAAGACTAAAATTATTAAAATTTTGTCTCCTAACGGTTATCCGCATATGTATCCGGTACTATTTAATGAGCGTCAAACGAAGTTATGTTTTAACAAAGGTACATCCGAATTTCCTAACGCTTATCGACAAATACCTTTTCCATAA
- a CDS encoding nitroreductase family protein: MNNRSNQSGYWDHAMYKILDNDILNEVVKFHQSCTTILHGYDVTPFNSDTYEWLSQVELTDIIPNYYESEILLPEVKKVNHVGSKREFELDYNIAPELLSEIMYLAFGRSEHGTSKRYPSGGGLYPVIPVLYLLEDNIILHTAHKKGTYIYDYEKNSLKQIKAWDDREAQKVLNFLNAGDIRKYSNYMIGYAIDIRRSVAKYKRRGYRHSLIEIGLMAQAFRETIVEVNHLQLGDFCWSGFDDHAFTYLSGLNPRTCPVTLVQWFGKVSN; encoded by the coding sequence ATGAATAATAGAAGCAATCAATCTGGTTACTGGGATCATGCCATGTATAAAATTCTTGATAATGATATTTTAAATGAGGTTGTGAAATTTCATCAAAGCTGCACCACCATTTTGCACGGATACGATGTAACTCCGTTTAACTCAGATACTTACGAGTGGTTAAGTCAAGTTGAGCTTACTGATATTATACCTAACTATTATGAATCCGAAATATTGTTGCCTGAAGTTAAGAAAGTCAATCATGTGGGCAGTAAACGTGAATTCGAGCTGGATTATAACATAGCGCCGGAGTTGTTAAGCGAAATTATGTATCTTGCATTTGGCAGAAGTGAACATGGAACCTCAAAAAGATATCCATCTGGTGGAGGGTTGTATCCGGTAATTCCTGTTCTTTATTTATTAGAAGACAATATCATACTGCATACCGCACATAAAAAAGGAACTTACATCTATGATTATGAAAAAAATTCTTTGAAGCAAATTAAAGCTTGGGATGACCGTGAAGCTCAAAAAGTGTTGAATTTTTTAAATGCGGGTGATATTAGGAAGTATTCTAATTACATGATCGGCTATGCGATTGATATACGACGTTCTGTTGCAAAGTATAAAAGACGCGGATACAGGCACTCGCTAATTGAAATTGGATTAATGGCTCAAGCCTTTCGAGAGACGATTGTGGAAGTGAATCATTTGCAACTTGGCGATTTTTGCTGGTCTGGATTTGACGATCATGCTTTCACATATTTATCTGGCTTAAACCCAAGGACATGTCCAGTTACCCTAGTACAATGGTTTGGCAAGGTGAGTAATTAA
- a CDS encoding ATP-binding cassette domain-containing protein, whose protein sequence is MYVKHVSFAYPKADTNVLTDIHFELQPHKINVLAGLNGAGKTTLFDCMTGILKVSSGQLELPSISEILYLTQTIFFSSTIKGKDFVKFIAELSNKRASHNAIDYTEQMDERERELFVKLWNSKIGMMSVGEKKWLFVTMLTQVERKLYIFDEPTSGVDPSSRMKIMNRIQRLLEQNKWCIVSTHQLQELLHLDCHFIMLHNGKVAYEGDFKQWLNWHQTDNPDIAFERTVSTS, encoded by the coding sequence TTGTACGTTAAACATGTAAGCTTTGCCTATCCTAAAGCGGATACAAACGTTTTAACAGATATTCATTTTGAACTGCAGCCTCATAAAATAAACGTGCTTGCTGGATTAAACGGAGCGGGCAAAACGACATTGTTTGATTGTATGACTGGAATCTTGAAGGTCTCTTCGGGACAGCTTGAGTTGCCTTCCATATCCGAGATCTTGTATTTGACGCAAACGATTTTTTTCTCTTCTACGATTAAAGGGAAGGACTTTGTGAAGTTTATAGCTGAATTAAGCAATAAGCGCGCAAGCCATAACGCTATAGACTATACCGAGCAGATGGATGAGCGGGAGCGTGAATTGTTCGTTAAGCTGTGGAACAGCAAAATTGGCATGATGTCGGTCGGCGAGAAAAAATGGTTGTTCGTTACGATGCTCACTCAAGTTGAGCGTAAACTGTACATTTTTGATGAGCCTACGAGCGGTGTCGATCCTTCTTCACGTATGAAAATTATGAATCGCATACAACGACTATTGGAGCAAAATAAGTGGTGCATCGTGTCGACGCACCAGCTCCAAGAGCTTTTACATTTGGATTGTCACTTTATTATGCTCCATAACGGTAAGGTTGCGTATGAAGGTGATTTTAAACAATGGCTAAACTGGCATCAGACCGACAATCCGGATATTGCTTTTGAAAGAACGGTGTCCACGTCGTAG